ACCAATGAAtgtaacagtcatgtttttgcactgtgggaggaagccagagtacccacaCATCCATGAAGACAATTGACACCATGCTGGAAGGCAACATGCATTCCCACAGGCGAAGCAGaaaaatcctgaaggagaattTCTGCGCATTAGTTGGTCATATGAAGCTCAAACTCACTTGTTTTAGGCAGAAAAACAGCGATCCAAAGAAACAACAGCAAGTCCTTCTCTGAATGGCTCTTATAATCTGAAAGTTTTGGAAAGTGTGTCAAATTACAGGCAAAAAATGTGTAAGATAACTTTTTACTAGTTTAATGAACTCCCAGATTCCCTGTTCAGTTTACCTTTTTATTGACTCCCTCTGGTTCAGTTAGAGGACAGTGGGTTGAATGGGTTGAACTTTAAGATTATCTGTGCTACCGTGTCTGCGTGTTTTAGGCCTGCCTTCTGCCCTCAGTTTCGACCCTGTTACCTGTAGGTGATGAAGATCCAGCAGCACTAAGGGCTGCAGCTCCTTCTCATATGatgatgaagaaaacaaaggaaatgcAACACAGGAgaagtgaatgctgcaagttaTCGACTCTatcaatctgctgggtttcttgAGTACGTACATTTTTAACCAGtctcaataataaaataaacttgatgCATAACTAGaagcaaattaaaatatatatgattGACTTGGAATCTGTCTATGATTGAACTGATTTTTTGTGAAGTTTCTTGATGTAATGTGTTGTTATAGAAATAACCtgaattgaaatatttcttGTGAACAATTGGTTCAAACCTCTACAAGTCACAGATTTCTGATTAAAATAGTTTCCATGTTTCTAGTTTCAGTTGAACCcatttgaaattatttgtttgaaCTCAGACAACAAACGAGAGTGTTAGTGATGTCTAACAGAATCTGTGGTGGTTGGTACGTTACTTCTGCCTGTTTTATTCAAAGAAATTCAGAgtatgttgctgctgctgttctgagTTTCCTGGAACAAGATTTCAACCCTTTTAGTGATGAAGGAttgagtgtgtgtttatgtcGAGAAGACATTGTTGCATTGAAGCTAAATTATAAATAGAGCCTATTTAGAGGAGCTTAACACTGTTTACAGTGATGCAGACAGTCCTGTGGTCAAGGTCTAATCTCAGTCTGAGAGGGGGCTCACTAATCCCACTCCCCAGTCTGGTGGGTGAGCAGATTGTAACACATGCAGAAGGTTTTTCACAGTGTGATGTGACCTTAATCAGATAAATAAGCCCTCCtttcatttagatttagatGTGAAACTGGATCCAACTTCTTCTCCTGGGATCTTTATGTGCAGAACCTCTAAATATCTGGCTGCAGCTGTCAAAGTAACCTTCATCAAGCTAAGCATGCCTGACAGGGTGGGCAAGTATAGGCAGGAGAATGACTGAGAATAATCTAAAAGTGGTTTTAATAACTATACAAATGAACCCTTACAGCATTCATAAAAACAGACTCCTTTCATAAATTCTTTATGAAAAGTGAAAGAGCATGAGCAAAGAAATGGAGCACACCAATATTAGAATCGGCGCAGACTTTTACTTCAACCTGACAGACAGCAGAGGGAGAATTGTTGAGTTGAAGCAAACATGTGCTGCAGTGTTAGTGTGTCAAGATATGACATGTTTGATAACACACCCTCAACCTCAGCCACTCCTGCCTTCTTTTGGGTTAGTGTGTGTGCCTCCTTTAAAATGATGGGAATTCCTCACTTTGGTGAATAATATTTATTCATGCTGCGTTCAGTTACAAGAACGTGTTAtggattctgtgttttcctctatcTCTTATCTGCTTACATGCACACTGCTGTTGCCATGTTCATCTTTGTGTCGGAGTTGGCAGTTCTCTTGTATGCTTCCTCACCACATGTATGTATGTTGGCACCAGCTTTTAAAGGTGTTCAGTTTGCTGTCTCATTATTTTAGttagatttaaattaattaccTTTTTCTCATTACTAAGTAGTGCTGCTGGTTGCTAGAAAACcctagtgaaaaaaaaatactttagtatatttcaaatgtacatTTGTGTAAGTACATTTTAAGTATACTAAGTATTAAGTGTactacatataaatatatatgaagTATACTTACAGCATGCTTGTACCAATTTTGGCATTGTAACTTTAACACACTTAGATATGATTGTACCACAATACActtaagaaatatattaaataaaaatatactttaagtgaacaaaatatgtattttctcaAGTGTACCAGTGAAACAATATGCTATTAAAgattttttgtatatattttaaaatatatgctcaaagtggattattttaaaattcacttGAAGCTTActttaaaatcattaaatatattgatatttCAGTATATTTAAATTGCATCTCAGTGTTTACTTTAGGCTAATGAAGTATGCCTTTTTAGGTGCCTTAATAATTCTATGTtgttaaaatggcaaagaataaaaaaaaaataacaatccttATAGTGGAACTGGTGGTAAGTTTGCTTCAAAATGCTTAATTATCTTCGTTTAATTATAAACAGTGCAATACTTAAAGGCAAACTTAACGTTGGTTTCAGAAATAGTaatttttatcaattttattgttatttttatgattattatcAGAATCATTCAGCTTCATGTTATAACTGCATGGAGGCTCTGTGTGTTGTGACTTAATATACTGTAGTTTTCTTCATAAACttaatttggttttaattaagctcAGTATGCCAAAGAGACTTTGATATTGTGAGACTGTTATCACTCtttcataattgtttttatcttcaacatatttttgcagtttaagCAAATCAAGATGAAAAACCTAAAGACTTTCCTGTCTCAGAAGAGTCCATGGCTCCACCAGATCACCACACCAGTTCTGAGGATGAACCTCCACATCGTCTTGATGGTGTAAggcttgttgttttttcttacactGAGCAGCttgctatattttttttacccctccagggggtcttttgtgggctctagtgtcccttatatgatagtaggctgacaggaaacgggcaTGTTTCCTGCCCCCCTCTGGTGTCTTCCCAccagaggggggaagacatgcgggaaatgtcgtcgggtccgggaatcgaacccgcgatggccgtgtcgaggactcaaggcctccaaatatgggtcgcgctatcccctacgccaccacggcacgcccagcttgctacatttttaacaacaaaaactggTGTATTTCAAACTCTAAATGcttaataaacataatttgttgtaaaaataattgGACAGAATTTATTCCCCTTGTTAATCtaccatttctctttcatacattttattcattgttagctttcagggccctgtgatggactggtgtgATCCAGGGTGAACTCCCCCTCTCATTtgatgactgctggagatgggTACCACCAGCCCCCCTTACCACCCTGCAAGGATCAACatgttcagatcatggatggatggaaagctTTTAAGGTAGTTTGTCTCCCTTAAGTAGTAAAACAACTTTATAGTTAATACCAACATCAACTGATTTTATGATATTGCTGACTACTTTTTACTACTTCTAACATATACAGGCAAAGAAGTCgcccaaaaatgttttttcacccCAGGCATCCGATCCCAATCATCATAAGTTCTGATGATGCAACATACATAGCGAGTCCACAACATCTTAAAATTGGAAgtcttacttttttctttgccttttttctctactctttaaaatacaagtgcTTTCCTTGTTTAATTACGctactgttttattctttttttgtaggtttctgtaaacTGCCGTGGCGCAGTGAATGGGACTGTTCCGTCattgatcctcactgttcttaggaaggatAAACATCAGTTTGTCTGGAGTAATACTGGAATAGAGTAATacattgtattaaaataatactctgtccttggtgaaatatttttctaaagtgtacctattgttttattgtgctaatttttatttagcatattgtctgtaaacttttaatatattgataatttGTGCAATTCTCTGGTAGTATATTAGCATTGTAGCATTGTGAATATATTAAATGcacaatgtaattttttaaatctttaaagtgTGTTGTAATTTATCCTTCTGCGTAAATTACCTGGTATGTTTGCAGTACTGTAGTGTTTATGAAGCATGTAATGTACAAAGtggcaaagaaaaataacaaaagacaTTGATAAGTAACTAAAAAGTGTACTTCATTAGCAATTATTGTAAACCGAAAGTGTAATTGGAGCATACTGTGATCACACCActgatatataaaatatgtaatgctGGAAGtctttctaaatatattttaaatgtaatttgatcACAAAAATAGTACACTTAAGATATACTAATCAAGCACGTTTACATTACATAAATTCAGTTGTTCCAAAAAAGCATGTGATAGCACTTTGTACactttaaattgtgattttctacaattacattttactATTAAAATGCACTAAGTACAAaattagttgttccaaaataaCACACTTCAAGTATACTGGTGATTAGTCTAGCTTCAAGTATGCTCAAGTATGCTAGGATTTAACATActtagtatatttatttttcagggaAGTAATGATTATCAGATACATTCATGCTCACACCTGGTTTCACAAGGCCGTCCATGTGAATTCCTTCTTATTTTCACAACACACTGTTCTGGCTGGCCCGGGCAAAAGCTTCAGGCCCAGTTAACAGGTTTCAGCCCGCAAAACACCAGAACCAAATTCATTCCACTGAGACCTGATCAATCCACCAAGAGTCTGTGGGTTCAATCAGGTCTCAATGCCTTACATACAGAATGggacataaaataataataataagatatatgcaaagaatataaacaataacaataaaaagaagagagggaataaacaagaaaaatagtATTgtataatgtaataaaaaatatatgtatatgtattaaAAATCACCTGTGCACAACACGTTTGATTTTTCTGTTAGACCCAAAACTAGACACTACTCTAAATTTCTCCAGGGACGAACCGCTCCTCAAATTGAGTAAACAGGAGGGGGATATTTTTTGCATTGGGTGATATGAGCCCTTTTCCGGAGTTTTAACCACAACCCCCAGCCCATAGGCCTAAACAACAATTTACTAATCATGAGTACTCATTGATCTTGTCAGAAACTCAGTTTCCCATGCACAATGCTATGTTATATTCCATTAGACCCAAAAACCACATGCTATTTCTAAATTTCACCAGGGTACGACCCGTCAAACGGGAGGGGTCTATTTTTTTGTGAACTGATCGGTTTCTGTCTTAACAGAATTAAGTAACAACTTAACCACGGGTTTTACACAATAAAGACTAAGTGAATGTCCCCCTGATATTGTCAAAAATTTGAAGGCCAGAAATAGGTGACAGGCCAGAAACAACAATCGAGCTTTGCAGTCAGACGTTTTGTAAACAAAccgaaagcaaaaaaaaaacaaacaaacaaaaaaaaacattctgcctACCAGTTAAGTTGTGTACACACCAAAAAGCTCCATTTTTGGTCACCACGTTCTGGTCTCAGGAGCCCGAAAACCGGCTCAGACAAGCCCCAAGTTGTTGCAGTTCAATCATTTTTATCTCTATGCACCACTCAGGCCCATTTACCAGTTTCAGGACCTGAAAACTGGTCCTGAAACCATACACCCTTTTACGGTTTCAACTGCAGAACTGGGCTTCACCAGAACAACTCAGTAATAACACTGAGGGATTCTGGTCGGGTCCTGAAACTGGTAAATGGGCCTGGGTGGTGCATAAAGATAGAAACGATTGAACTGCAAAAAAGGTAAATCAGAATTTTGTAAGAGTATAAATAGAGTtccaccaattgcagttttctggaatgaTCTGCCTATTCCGATTTTGGCTCATACCATTTTTGTGTGAAAtcttgctaaatatagcaagaaagttggtAACAGTGGGATGACTATTGATAACTGCAAAgatgcagacatgacctggtgggtaTATCAGTCAAACCTCCCCCACAGCAGAGCAACATAGGACAAtagctgatttttagacctttgctgaggtagataagatcagtggatgAGATTGGCTTCACATCTACAGTAAGTATCAGCCGATCActaatctcccaaaattaaggaactCTGTTCATCCCTAACTTGAGAACTATGGTGGATTAATagcatcaaatcaaaaactatTGACTTTCTACTCCTGAAGCAGAGTGAAATCAGTTGGATGTGATTTGGGTGTGACATGGAGagctttaaaaaagttttcaattccTCATACTTTTCCAGTTGTCACATTCTAACCTCAAATGTCAGTATTTCATTGGGACCAACATAGGTCAGAATTATTAAGTGGAGGAAACATGATGTATTATTTTCACCTTCCTAACAGATAAAGATCAGAAAAACATAGTCTTTATATCCATAGCCATTTATTTTGATtcccccaaataaaatccagcaagACTTGACTTCAGGATTCAccacagtagaaaaaaaactccatcTGTGTGCAGATGAACCTCAGTCTAAATGCAGCTGGTCTGGTTCTGGCCTCAGAGGTTCTTTAAGATCAAGCATCAACCAGGGAATCCGGCAGGAGGTCAGGCagagtttaaagcagagttaggttCTACAACAACATCCCAGAGTTCTGATCAATCAATCCTTCATCTGGACATGGAGACAGGATGGACCAGCTGAAGACCTACCAGTACATGGACATTCACCTGGACTGACAGGAGAGCATGGAGACTTtggatgagctgcagagatccacagctcaggagGACAATCTGCTGACACACTAGTAATCCTACACAGCACGCCTGGCCTGTATTGATTTAACATTGAGCATGATTACGCTCAGCAGTAGAAAGCCCTTCAACCAGCCTCTCACCTCCAGGTAGGGGACGATCCTGCAGGAGAACTCTCCCAGCAGCCAGTTCTTGGTGAGCTCGTGGAAAACCACGAGTGGCAGGCAGAAGAAGACAACGATGAAATCCCAGAGCGCAAGGTTTGCCAGCAGGGAATTGGAGATGCTCCTCATGTAGTAGTTGTGGCACACAATACACATGAGTGCCACGTTCCCGATGATGCCTACGCTGAAGATGAATGCGGCCACCAGCAGCACCGCCCAGGCTCCGTAGGACGCGGCAGTGAGGGGATAAAATGGGTTCTTCATCTGCTTGCGTCTGGTCCGCGGGTTCCCTGGTCCAAACGGCGTGGTGTCAGGAGTGTCCGGCAGGGAGTAATCCACCTCCTCCTCATAGTTGCTGCTGTTGAATATCAATGGGAAAGGGGGTTCCCGCTCCTGCGCCATAGCGACCGGTGCCTCCAACAGCGGCTCGCTTCGCCTCCTCCGGTTCTGATTGGACCTCGGATCCTTCTCATCGGTTCTGATTCCGCATTTAAGTCCTTGCCCGTTTTTTTTTAGCCCTACTTCCACAGTACATTGGGTTTTTCGCATGCTCTCCTGTGTGCGTAAATGTCCATGTAGTGCAGAACGTTTACGCACAGAGAGTTGGCGCAGCGCTCCTTGTAGCTTGGCTAGTTCCGGGCCCAGCGGGGGAAACACGGCTACACGGCTGGGTATTTGGGGGGGCCACGACCTGCTCAGCGCATTCCTCTCGGGGGTGGTAGCTTCATTATGAGGACCGGGACGCGAGCCTTGGTGCCGGCGGAGCGGAGCGGCACCGATGTTACTCCACAGCAGCAAGCAGAGGAGCCGCTGAGGCAGCATGGTGGTTCGGCTTAAACAGAGGGGGGGGTCGGGCAGCGCCACTTTGCTCGGTCCATCTCAAGACTGTGCTGTCAGGTCAAAGAGGTCTTGAGCTTCTAGGAATATGAGCAGCGCTACCAGGGTCCACTCCCGACTCCCGGGCAGACTAGGATCTGTGCGGGGAGCCGATGTGCTGACACCAAGGCCACCGCTCGTACGACTGAAGAGCCCCGAAGTTTGAAAAGTTCCACCTCACGAAGCTCTGAGGCAGAGAAAAAGGCCCGGCAAGGGAAGGAGAGAGTCTGGGGTGAGGGAGGGGACCGAGGTGGAAGATTACTAAGAGTAGGGAGGGAGAGGGAGGAGCAAACATCCGTCAAACTTCCCCTATTAATTCTGTTTATCTTGCAGAAAACAGTGGCAGTGATAACCCTGATTATGGAAAGGACAAGAGTTGTGGCACCCTCAATAGAATCAGAATCAGTTTCTGTGCAATAAAGAGTAACCATGTCAATAAGTCACTTTAGAGAGAATTATACTACATTGAAGAATATCCTTATTGTATTTTAGATATAAAATAATGGATAACAAATACtttcctgcattttttttacatactttatAACTGGTCCTATTCATAAAGAGAAACTTCTGAAAGTTCTATTCTTTTTCCAAATAGTTTGATCATCCCATAACATCTCACCTGTTCAATCTGCTCCAGTCTGGTTTTGTCCTCACAGAGAAGAAAGTGAAGACTCCATATAGGTGAGCTCTCCTCCAACATGACCCCTGACCCTGTGA
Above is a window of Xiphophorus hellerii strain 12219 chromosome 2, Xiphophorus_hellerii-4.1, whole genome shotgun sequence DNA encoding:
- the LOC116709030 gene encoding prosaposin receptor GPR37-like, translating into MLPQRLLCLLLWSNIGAAPLRRHQGSRPGPHNEATTPERNALSRSWPPQIPSRVAVFPPLGPELAKLQGALRQLSVRKRSALHGHLRTQESMRKTQCTVEVGLKKNGQGLKCGIRTDEKDPRSNQNRRRRSEPLLEAPVAMAQEREPPFPLIFNSSNYEEEVDYSLPDTPDTTPFGPGNPRTRRKQMKNPFYPLTAASYGAWAVLLVAAFIFSVGIIGNVALMCIVCHNYYMRSISNSLLANLALWDFIVVFFCLPLVVFHELTKNWLLGEFSCRIVPYLEVASLGVTTFTLCALCIDRFRAATNVKMYYEMIENWASTTAKLAVIWVGALLLALPELLIRQLVTEDSDAPDVTPYEHCAVQISTELPDTLYVLGLTYDSARLWWYFGCYFCLPTLFTICSSLVTARKILHAERACVRGSKKQIQLESQMNCAVVALAILYGFCIIPENICNIITMYMAAGIPRETLDILHLVSQLLLFCKSAGTPVLLFCLCQPFTRAFLDCCCCCCEECSPPHNREVENECPTAELELSPFSTIHREPSTSTAYSAVGTHC